In the Devosia sp. SL43 genome, one interval contains:
- a CDS encoding LacI family DNA-binding transcriptional regulator, whose protein sequence is MDNPATGRAGGRVTIREVAEHAGVSVAAVSKVMRDAYGVSADMRAKVESSIAALNYRPSAAARGMRGQTYTIGVLMVDIKNPFFPLLLDGISDSLAGTQYVPLIGIGRGQPTLETTIVHALIDRQVDGLILIGQRMDTAVVEVLAREVPVVMIGHHEPGATTFDSANNDDERGGALAVEYLLQQGYKRPAMITLGKDQGRADVSRKREVGFTRAMREAGFDDRTIRIAEAYEGIDDVTATVRSLIEGQEPPDAIFGWADYYALEVLSAVRSLGLRVPEDIGVIGYDNSPPCAFTQNDLTSIDQKGREIGRNAARLLLERIGGRMTAEHFIASPTVSTRGSTRRKTK, encoded by the coding sequence ATGGACAATCCGGCAACGGGCCGCGCTGGCGGGCGCGTCACCATTCGTGAGGTGGCCGAACATGCCGGTGTGTCGGTGGCTGCCGTTTCCAAGGTCATGCGCGACGCCTATGGCGTAAGTGCAGACATGCGCGCCAAGGTCGAGTCTTCGATCGCAGCGCTCAACTATCGTCCGAGCGCCGCCGCGCGCGGCATGCGCGGCCAGACCTACACCATCGGTGTGCTTATGGTGGACATCAAGAACCCGTTTTTTCCGCTACTGTTGGACGGCATCAGCGACAGCCTGGCCGGCACGCAATATGTCCCGCTGATCGGCATCGGACGCGGCCAGCCAACCCTTGAGACCACGATCGTACACGCGCTGATCGACCGGCAGGTGGACGGACTCATCCTCATCGGTCAGCGCATGGATACCGCCGTTGTCGAGGTCCTTGCACGCGAAGTTCCGGTCGTCATGATCGGCCATCACGAGCCGGGTGCCACCACTTTCGACTCTGCCAACAACGATGATGAACGCGGCGGGGCGCTAGCTGTCGAATACTTGCTGCAACAGGGTTACAAGCGTCCTGCGATGATTACCTTGGGTAAGGATCAGGGCCGTGCCGACGTGTCACGCAAACGCGAAGTGGGCTTCACCAGAGCCATGCGCGAGGCAGGATTTGACGACCGGACGATCCGCATAGCCGAAGCCTACGAGGGCATCGACGACGTTACGGCCACCGTCCGCAGCCTGATCGAAGGGCAGGAACCGCCGGACGCCATTTTCGGCTGGGCGGACTACTATGCCCTCGAAGTGCTAAGCGCAGTGCGTTCGCTGGGCTTGCGCGTGCCGGAGGATATCGGCGTCATCGGTTACGACAATTCCCCGCCCTGTGCATTCACTCAGAACGACTTGACCAGCATCGACCAGAAGGGCCGCGAGATCGGCCGCAATGCCGCTCGCCTGCTGCTGGAGCGTATTGGCGGACGCATGACTGCTGAGCACTTCATCGCTTCGCCGACCGTGAGTACTCGCGGTAGCACACGACGAAAGACCAAGTAA
- a CDS encoding ABC-F family ATP-binding cassette domain-containing protein, with amino-acid sequence MSASVSLHQLSYSTPDGQPLFTDLELSFGAGRTGLIGRNGTGKSTLLRIIDGEIEPASGTVLRNATLGMLRQSVQADSDQTVAEALGVRPALERLDRLEQGTGTLNDGAEADWTLPGRIESALNSCGLPPLDSERAIATLSGGQRTRLALAALILGGPDIILLDEPTNNLDAEGRNAVVELLHRWRGAAIVVSHDRALLREMDAIVELTTLGATTYGGNWDHYAERKALELAAAAHGLASAERQVADIDRKIQAQAERKARKDGAGARKGGIPRILLGGMKENAENSSGENARLANRQRSDATQAASEARAKVEILTPLTVKLASSNLPAGRTVLVASGLTGGPEGIEPVIRDFNLSMTGPERVAITGPNGSGKTTLLRLLTGDLRPIAGHGDILVPYALLDQTVSLLDPTLSIRDNFRRLNPAADENTGRAALARFMFRADAALQIVGTLSGGEMLRAGLACTIGGNSPPQLLILDEPANHLDIQAVEELEAGLRGYDGALLVISHDRDFLSAISVERTISLAPV; translated from the coding sequence ATGTCCGCCTCTGTTTCGCTTCACCAGCTTTCTTATTCGACGCCTGATGGCCAACCGCTTTTCACCGATCTCGAACTGTCGTTTGGTGCTGGCCGCACTGGCCTGATAGGCCGCAACGGCACCGGCAAATCCACCCTGCTCCGCATAATCGACGGCGAGATTGAGCCAGCCAGCGGCACCGTCTTGCGCAACGCCACGTTGGGCATGCTGCGCCAATCAGTGCAGGCCGACAGCGACCAGACCGTCGCCGAAGCACTTGGTGTGCGACCCGCGCTGGAACGGCTCGATAGACTCGAACAGGGTACGGGCACGCTGAATGACGGCGCCGAGGCCGATTGGACGCTTCCCGGACGAATCGAGTCGGCGCTCAACAGCTGTGGTCTGCCGCCGCTAGACTCGGAGCGCGCAATCGCCACGCTGAGCGGCGGCCAACGCACCCGTCTGGCGCTGGCCGCGCTGATTCTGGGTGGGCCCGATATCATCCTGCTCGACGAACCCACCAACAATCTCGACGCCGAAGGTCGCAATGCGGTGGTCGAACTGCTGCATCGCTGGCGTGGTGCAGCGATCGTGGTCAGCCACGACCGCGCCTTACTGCGCGAAATGGACGCCATCGTTGAGCTGACGACGCTCGGCGCCACGACCTATGGCGGCAACTGGGACCATTATGCCGAGCGCAAGGCGCTTGAACTGGCGGCGGCCGCCCACGGCCTCGCCTCGGCCGAGCGTCAGGTTGCCGACATCGACCGCAAGATCCAGGCCCAAGCCGAACGCAAGGCGCGCAAGGATGGCGCCGGTGCCCGCAAGGGCGGCATTCCGCGCATTCTGCTCGGTGGCATGAAGGAGAATGCGGAGAATTCGAGCGGTGAGAATGCCCGGCTAGCCAATCGCCAGCGTTCGGATGCGACCCAAGCCGCAAGCGAAGCGCGCGCCAAGGTAGAAATCCTCACACCGCTGACGGTGAAGCTCGCCTCATCCAATCTCCCCGCCGGTCGCACTGTATTGGTTGCGTCGGGACTGACCGGTGGACCTGAGGGTATCGAACCGGTGATCCGCGACTTCAACTTGTCGATGACAGGGCCAGAGCGGGTCGCCATCACCGGCCCCAATGGCTCCGGCAAAACCACGCTGCTCCGGTTGCTCACCGGGGATCTGAGACCCATCGCCGGTCACGGGGATATCCTGGTGCCCTATGCCCTGCTCGACCAGACGGTGAGTCTGCTCGATCCGACCCTCAGCATTCGCGACAATTTTCGTCGGCTCAACCCGGCTGCCGATGAGAATACAGGTCGCGCTGCCCTGGCCCGCTTCATGTTCCGCGCCGATGCGGCATTACAAATCGTGGGCACGCTGAGCGGTGGGGAGATGCTGCGCGCCGGTCTCGCCTGCACCATCGGCGGCAATAGCCCGCCGCAACTGCTGATCCTCGACGAACCCGCCAACCACCTGGATATCCAGGCCGTCGAGGAACTCGAAGCCGGCCTGCGGGGCTATGATGGCGCCCTGCTCGTCATCAGCCACGACAGAGATTTTCTTTCCGCGATCTCGGTCGAAAGGACCATCTCGCTTGCGCCGGTTTAA
- a CDS encoding curlin, with protein sequence MKRIIITTAIAAVLAVSASPAFAAGIFVNQFGFGNQAGGQQIGAGNTIGIGQNGINNGGIVQQFGNGNTGAVGQVGVNNGADIWQQGNNNAGGVGQFGSNHTAVLTQDGNGNVAAGVQVGNNCNANVTQAGSGNVTAFVQACP encoded by the coding sequence ATGAAACGCATCATCATCACCACCGCAATCGCCGCAGTTCTCGCAGTTTCCGCCTCGCCCGCTTTCGCCGCCGGCATCTTCGTCAATCAGTTCGGCTTCGGCAACCAGGCCGGTGGCCAGCAGATCGGCGCTGGTAATACCATCGGTATCGGCCAGAACGGCATCAACAACGGCGGTATCGTCCAGCAGTTCGGCAACGGCAACACCGGCGCCGTCGGCCAGGTCGGCGTCAACAACGGCGCTGACATCTGGCAGCAGGGCAACAACAATGCCGGTGGCGTTGGCCAGTTCGGCAGCAACCACACCGCAGTCCTGACCCAGGACGGTAACGGCAACGTCGCCGCCGGTGTCCAGGTCGGCAACAACTGCAATGCCAACGTGACCCAGGCTGGTTCGGGCAACGTGACGGCCTTCGTGCAGGCCTGCCCCTGA
- the csgH gene encoding curli-like amyloid fiber formation chaperone CsgH, producing MITKSLRTGTIALMGLGIAAIAATSGMAHSTADSIQCGIAEGSERGMLALEGTILSPVALSGEYRFSIRSSGNGGSSNISQGGYFTVAANQATPIGKVLINAGSAYAIDFDVTANGKKLDCSQDVASLR from the coding sequence ATGATCACCAAGTCCCTACGCACCGGCACCATCGCCTTGATGGGCCTCGGCATTGCCGCCATCGCCGCAACTTCCGGCATGGCCCACTCCACCGCCGACAGCATCCAGTGCGGCATCGCCGAAGGTTCCGAGCGCGGCATGCTCGCCCTTGAAGGCACCATCCTGAGCCCGGTTGCCCTGAGCGGCGAATACCGCTTCAGCATCCGCAGCTCCGGCAATGGCGGCTCGTCCAACATCAGCCAGGGCGGCTACTTCACCGTCGCGGCCAATCAGGCGACGCCGATCGGCAAGGTGCTGATCAATGCCGGCTCCGCCTATGCCATCGACTTCGACGTTACCGCCAACGGCAAGAAGCTCGATTGCAGCCAGGACGTTGCGAGCCTGCGTTGA
- a CDS encoding curlin — protein MTTKFTKTLVAALAAAVIAVTAAPAMANDVFVNQFGFGNSAGGNQMGWNNTFGVHQTGNGNTGIGHQNGGNNVGAIGQQGNGNYGDTWQQGWNNAAGVGQFGNNHSAVLTQNGNGNVAAGVQVGNNCNANVTQAGTGNVTAFVQACP, from the coding sequence ATGACCACCAAGTTCACCAAGACCCTCGTCGCCGCCCTTGCCGCCGCCGTCATCGCCGTCACCGCGGCTCCCGCCATGGCCAACGACGTGTTCGTCAATCAGTTCGGCTTCGGCAACTCCGCCGGCGGTAACCAGATGGGCTGGAATAACACGTTCGGCGTCCACCAGACGGGCAACGGCAATACCGGCATCGGCCACCAGAACGGCGGCAACAATGTCGGCGCCATCGGCCAGCAGGGCAACGGCAACTATGGTGATACCTGGCAGCAGGGTTGGAACAACGCCGCAGGCGTCGGCCAGTTCGGCAACAACCACAGCGCCGTCCTTACCCAGAACGGCAATGGCAACGTCGCCGCCGGCGTACAGGTCGGCAACAATTGCAATGCCAACGTGACCCAGGCCGGCACCGGCAACGTGACCGCCTTCGTCCAGGCCTGCCCCTGA
- the csgH gene encoding curli-like amyloid fiber formation chaperone CsgH: protein MISQTIRFSAAALLGIGITAIAATSGMANSGSTIQCGIVESSQGGMLTLEGTILSPVALTGEYKFAIRSSSNGGSSSISQGGYFSVEANQATAIGKVQINAGSTYDVDFDVTADGTKLNCSQEYSDLR from the coding sequence ATGATCAGCCAAACCATCCGCTTCAGCGCCGCCGCCCTGCTTGGCATCGGCATCACCGCTATCGCCGCCACCTCCGGCATGGCCAATTCGGGCTCGACCATCCAGTGCGGCATTGTCGAAAGCAGCCAGGGCGGCATGCTCACTCTGGAAGGCACCATTCTCAGCCCGGTCGCTCTGACCGGCGAATACAAGTTCGCCATTCGCAGCTCCAGCAATGGCGGCTCGTCCAGCATCAGCCAGGGCGGATATTTCTCGGTCGAGGCCAACCAGGCGACAGCGATCGGCAAGGTCCAGATCAATGCCGGCTCGACCTACGACGTCGACTTCGACGTCACCGCCGACGGCACGAAACTCAACTGCAGCCAGGAATATTCAGACCTGCGTTGA
- a CDS encoding curlin: MTTKFTKTFVAALAAAAIGVASLAAPAMAAGQVSISYTPTDPDEAAALGLGLGLFGMINGMGATGANAQQNGNFNSAGFNQNGSGNNGVIVQQGNGHNGTISQNGNNNSCGLFQFGENTNAQCAQNGNNGSSITTVFGF; encoded by the coding sequence ATGACCACCAAGTTCACCAAGACCTTCGTCGCCGCACTTGCTGCAGCCGCCATTGGCGTCGCCAGCCTTGCCGCCCCCGCAATGGCAGCCGGCCAGGTTTCCATCAGCTACACCCCCACCGATCCGGATGAAGCAGCCGCTTTGGGCCTCGGCCTCGGACTTTTCGGCATGATCAACGGCATGGGCGCCACCGGCGCCAACGCCCAGCAGAACGGCAATTTCAACTCCGCCGGCTTCAACCAGAACGGTTCGGGCAATAACGGCGTGATCGTCCAGCAGGGCAACGGCCACAACGGCACGATCTCGCAGAACGGCAACAACAACAGCTGCGGCCTGTTCCAGTTCGGCGAAAACACCAACGCCCAGTGTGCCCAGAACGGCAACAACGGTTCGAGCATCACCACCGTGTTCGGCTTCTAA
- a CDS encoding adenylate/guanylate cyclase domain-containing protein: MQRSPQRPSRWPEWARHLTRMGIVSDNPDVIRRQTFANVGSLVVAGNALSHLVMNASYSLWGLMPLHIYNLAIVVIALSLHRLHRFGDNIVAACLCTLIVVGHSFVVFSLGLASDLHIYFALAAFMLVMFGVRNWPIYLAFYVAAFIALLAVLQFGNPLGFLLPGDVSFRAFLSSQAIINVMIINGLGISYILTALNRAQEELAQQVAVSDALVDVMLPKSVSARLKQAEERQIADRVEGATVMFADLSGFTQAAADVSAETLVGYLDEVFTGFDLLCERHGVDKIKTMGDGYMAVGGLSGDAAAGAVATGRLALDMLAFIDGHRPLGDTPLGLRIGLHTGPVIAGVIGDMRVSYDVWGSTVNVAQRMEAHGEAGRIQVSSSFAEMAGAAFAYEPRGALEIKGAGRLETWFLAEAETTTGPEGPAA; this comes from the coding sequence GTGCAACGGTCGCCGCAGCGACCTTCTCGGTGGCCGGAATGGGCGCGGCACCTGACGCGCATGGGCATCGTCAGCGACAATCCCGATGTGATCAGGCGCCAGACATTCGCCAATGTCGGGTCGCTGGTGGTTGCCGGTAACGCGCTGTCGCACCTGGTGATGAATGCCAGCTACAGCCTGTGGGGGCTGATGCCGCTCCACATCTACAACCTGGCGATCGTCGTGATCGCCTTAAGCCTGCACCGGCTGCATCGATTTGGCGACAATATCGTCGCGGCATGCCTCTGCACGCTGATCGTGGTGGGCCATAGCTTCGTGGTGTTCTCGCTGGGACTTGCCAGCGATCTGCACATCTACTTCGCGCTTGCCGCCTTCATGCTGGTCATGTTTGGCGTCAGAAACTGGCCGATCTATCTGGCCTTCTACGTCGCTGCTTTCATCGCACTGCTGGCCGTGCTGCAATTCGGCAACCCGTTGGGCTTTCTGCTTCCGGGCGATGTCAGCTTCCGGGCGTTCCTGTCGTCGCAGGCCATCATCAACGTGATGATCATCAACGGTCTGGGTATTTCCTACATTCTGACAGCCCTCAATCGCGCCCAGGAGGAACTGGCGCAGCAGGTCGCGGTGTCGGATGCCCTTGTCGACGTGATGCTGCCGAAATCGGTTTCAGCCCGACTCAAGCAAGCAGAGGAACGGCAAATCGCCGACCGGGTCGAAGGCGCTACCGTCATGTTTGCGGATCTGTCCGGGTTCACCCAGGCGGCCGCCGACGTGTCGGCCGAGACTCTGGTGGGTTATCTCGACGAGGTCTTCACCGGGTTTGACCTTCTGTGCGAGCGCCACGGCGTCGACAAGATCAAGACCATGGGGGATGGCTACATGGCAGTTGGCGGTTTGTCGGGGGATGCCGCCGCCGGAGCGGTCGCTACCGGCCGACTGGCGCTGGATATGCTGGCCTTCATAGATGGCCATCGGCCGCTGGGCGATACACCTCTCGGACTTCGCATCGGGCTCCATACGGGCCCGGTGATTGCCGGCGTCATCGGCGACATGCGCGTTTCCTACGATGTGTGGGGCAGCACGGTGAATGTCGCCCAGCGCATGGAGGCGCATGGCGAAGCTGGGCGGATCCAGGTGTCATCGTCGTTTGCGGAAATGGCGGGCGCCGCCTTCGCCTATGAGCCGCGCGGTGCGCTTGAGATCAAGGGTGCAGGCCGGCTGGAAACCTGGTTCCTTGCAGAGGCCGAAACGACAACGGGGCCCGAAGGCCCCGCTGCGTAA
- a CDS encoding MarR family winged helix-turn-helix transcriptional regulator, translated as MKSKTRRLDSFKERAPLGYLLFDVAKLMKRRFEEEARSHGVTLPQWRALAHVAFTDSISQVALAQAIDTDQMTVSGVLDRLEKRGLITREADPADSRAKLARVTDKGLAIVESARAAGTAMYEAALVGVAPEQTAIATAVLQQMRNNLLGQAAETKD; from the coding sequence ATGAAATCGAAAACCCGCAGACTAGACAGCTTCAAGGAGCGCGCGCCGCTCGGATATCTCCTGTTCGACGTGGCAAAGCTGATGAAGCGCCGCTTCGAGGAAGAGGCGCGTTCCCATGGCGTGACCCTGCCGCAATGGCGGGCGCTGGCGCATGTCGCCTTCACCGACAGCATCTCGCAGGTCGCCTTGGCCCAGGCCATCGATACCGACCAGATGACGGTGTCGGGCGTGCTGGACCGGCTCGAAAAGCGCGGCCTGATCACCCGTGAGGCCGACCCCGCCGACAGCCGGGCCAAGCTCGCCCGTGTGACCGACAAGGGTCTGGCCATCGTGGAGAGTGCGCGGGCCGCCGGGACGGCAATGTATGAGGCGGCGCTGGTTGGCGTCGCACCCGAACAGACGGCCATCGCCACGGCCGTCTTGCAGCAGATGCGTAACAATCTCCTCGGCCAGGCGGCCGAGACCAAGGACTGA
- a CDS encoding HlyD family secretion protein — translation MNARVEEPKSAEPVDVVVTTPAAPAKKKRSGGRIALMLLVPAALLGGGAYFYLTGGRYIDTDNAYVQQSKVSISSDVSGRIASVAVANNQMVQAGDVLFTVDPEPYRIALSQADAALATARVNVEQLRVGLAVARAKLDAANATLEIRQKDWDRNSALQTQGVTAESSLDDARLALQAAQSNVALEQQDVANATAALGGNPDIATDEHPAVRAAMAARDTAARNLEKTTILAPAAGIVSQVDSLNVGQFVATGSTIATLVETEVTWVEANFKETQLTGLAAGMPVEVTVDAYPGLALTGHVDSIGAATGAEFALIPAQNATGNWVKVVQRIPVRIVLDGEVGANLRAGMSAAVKVDTQPEGAAS, via the coding sequence ATGAATGCGCGTGTTGAAGAGCCGAAATCGGCCGAACCTGTCGATGTCGTTGTGACCACCCCCGCCGCGCCAGCCAAGAAGAAGCGCTCCGGCGGCCGCATTGCCCTGATGCTGCTGGTGCCCGCCGCCCTACTCGGCGGCGGCGCCTATTTTTACCTGACCGGCGGACGTTATATCGACACCGACAATGCCTATGTACAGCAGTCGAAAGTCTCGATCTCGTCCGACGTCTCCGGGCGCATCGCATCCGTCGCCGTCGCCAACAACCAGATGGTGCAAGCCGGCGACGTGCTGTTCACGGTCGACCCTGAGCCCTATCGCATCGCGTTGAGCCAAGCCGACGCGGCGCTCGCCACCGCCCGCGTCAATGTCGAACAATTGCGCGTGGGTCTTGCAGTGGCGCGGGCCAAGCTCGACGCCGCCAATGCGACACTGGAAATCCGGCAGAAAGACTGGGATCGCAATTCTGCGCTGCAGACCCAGGGCGTAACGGCCGAATCCAGCCTCGACGACGCGCGACTGGCATTGCAGGCGGCGCAGAGCAACGTGGCACTGGAACAGCAGGACGTCGCCAACGCCACAGCTGCGCTGGGCGGCAACCCCGACATCGCCACCGACGAACACCCTGCAGTCCGCGCCGCCATGGCAGCGCGCGATACCGCGGCGCGCAACCTCGAAAAGACCACGATTCTCGCGCCGGCCGCTGGTATCGTCAGCCAGGTGGATAGTCTCAATGTCGGCCAGTTCGTGGCCACTGGCTCGACCATCGCGACGCTCGTCGAAACCGAAGTGACTTGGGTGGAAGCCAACTTCAAGGAAACCCAGCTCACCGGCCTCGCCGCTGGCATGCCGGTGGAAGTCACCGTCGACGCCTATCCCGGCCTGGCCCTGACCGGCCATGTCGACTCGATCGGCGCAGCAACTGGCGCCGAATTCGCGCTGATCCCGGCCCAGAACGCCACCGGCAATTGGGTCAAGGTGGTACAGCGCATCCCCGTTCGCATCGTGCTCGACGGCGAGGTTGGCGCCAACCTGCGCGCCGGCATGAGCGCTGCAGTGAAGGTGGATACCCAGCCGGAAGGCGCGGCTTCTTAA
- a CDS encoding DHA2 family efflux MFS transporter permease subunit, whose product MAEQAPVSAPTVTVKNKGLLTAAIMVAVVMQVLDTTIANVALPHMRASLGASQDEINWVLTSYIVAAAIATPLTGWFSDRIGRRRLLLGAVVGFTAASLLCGVAANLSQMVLFRVVQGICGAMLVPLAQATMMDINPRERLGQAMAIFGAGIMFGPIIGPTLGGWLTETFNWRAVFLVNLPVGIVAFVMLFALMPDTIIKIRKFDFFGFGMLALAVASLQMLLDRGQGVGWFDSPEIWIYLMLTLSGIWVFVVHSLTSANPFIDIAMFKDRNFTTGLVLIFTTGITLFSGLALLPPMLQNLMGFPVVETGILMGPRGIGTMVSMIIVGRLVAKYDPRILIVGGTLLMGYSLYMMTQFDIVMSTGPILLSGFLQGVGMGFVFVPLNSLAFATIASKYRVEATSMFSLVRNVGQGVGISLVTTVLAQMQVVNYGELASRLTVDSGPLRDFAAANGGFANVASTLSGLVTQQAAMLAFLDDFHLMMIITFLSLPIVFLLRRPKNQAKPDPAEHVMAD is encoded by the coding sequence ATGGCCGAGCAAGCCCCGGTGTCGGCGCCCACAGTCACCGTCAAGAACAAGGGATTGCTGACCGCCGCCATCATGGTGGCGGTGGTGATGCAGGTGCTCGACACCACCATCGCCAATGTCGCCCTGCCCCACATGCGCGCCAGCCTTGGCGCGTCGCAGGACGAGATCAACTGGGTCTTGACCTCCTACATCGTCGCCGCGGCTATCGCGACGCCGCTCACCGGCTGGTTTTCGGACCGTATCGGCCGGCGCAGGCTGCTGCTCGGCGCCGTTGTCGGCTTCACGGCCGCATCGCTGCTCTGCGGCGTTGCCGCCAACCTGTCGCAGATGGTGTTGTTCCGCGTCGTCCAGGGCATCTGCGGCGCCATGCTGGTGCCGCTGGCGCAGGCCACGATGATGGACATCAATCCCCGCGAAAGGCTCGGCCAGGCCATGGCGATTTTCGGGGCCGGCATCATGTTCGGACCGATCATCGGGCCGACATTGGGCGGCTGGCTCACCGAGACGTTCAACTGGCGCGCGGTGTTCCTGGTCAACCTGCCGGTGGGCATTGTTGCCTTCGTCATGCTGTTCGCGCTGATGCCAGACACAATCATCAAGATCCGCAAGTTCGACTTTTTCGGCTTTGGCATGTTGGCCCTGGCGGTCGCATCGTTGCAGATGCTGCTCGATCGCGGCCAGGGCGTCGGCTGGTTCGATTCGCCGGAGATATGGATCTACCTGATGCTGACCCTATCCGGCATCTGGGTATTCGTCGTACACAGCTTGACCAGCGCCAACCCGTTCATCGATATTGCAATGTTCAAGGACCGCAATTTTACCACCGGCCTTGTGCTCATCTTCACCACCGGCATCACCCTGTTCTCAGGCCTCGCTCTGCTTCCACCGATGCTGCAGAACCTGATGGGCTTTCCCGTGGTCGAAACCGGCATCTTGATGGGGCCGCGCGGCATCGGCACCATGGTGTCGATGATCATCGTTGGACGGCTGGTCGCCAAGTACGATCCACGCATCCTGATCGTCGGCGGTACGCTGCTGATGGGCTATTCGCTCTATATGATGACGCAGTTCGACATCGTCATGAGCACCGGTCCCATCCTGCTGTCGGGGTTCCTGCAGGGCGTCGGCATGGGTTTTGTCTTTGTGCCGCTCAACTCACTGGCCTTTGCCACCATCGCCTCGAAGTACCGTGTCGAAGCCACCTCGATGTTCAGCCTGGTCCGCAATGTCGGTCAGGGTGTGGGCATTTCGCTGGTCACCACCGTGCTGGCCCAGATGCAGGTGGTCAACTACGGCGAACTGGCCTCACGGCTGACCGTGGATTCAGGGCCACTGCGCGACTTCGCGGCGGCGAATGGTGGATTCGCCAATGTGGCCAGCACGCTGAGCGGGCTGGTGACGCAGCAGGCGGCCATGCTGGCCTTCCTCGACGATTTCCACCTGATGATGATCATCACCTTCCTGTCGCTGCCGATCGTTTTCCTGCTCCGCCGGCCCAAGAACCAGGCCAAGCCGGACCCCGCCGAGCACGTCATGGCGGACTGA
- the dksA gene encoding RNA polymerase-binding protein DksA, which translates to MSSVAEVIEYRPTDNEPFMNPRQREYFRAKLNAWKDDILRESRETLENLQEESQNHPDMADRASSESDRSLELRTRDRQRKLISKIDAALKRIDDGTYGYCEETGDPIGIARLDARPIATLSLEAQEMHERREKVYRDE; encoded by the coding sequence ATGTCTTCGGTTGCAGAAGTGATTGAATACCGGCCCACTGACAACGAGCCGTTCATGAATCCGCGCCAGCGGGAATATTTCCGGGCCAAGCTGAATGCGTGGAAGGACGATATCCTCCGCGAAAGCCGCGAGACCCTCGAGAACCTTCAGGAAGAGAGCCAGAATCATCCCGATATGGCCGATCGTGCCAGCTCGGAAAGTGACCGCTCCCTCGAACTGCGTACGCGTGATCGCCAGCGCAAGCTGATCTCCAAGATCGACGCCGCCCTCAAGCGCATTGACGATGGCACCTATGGCTATTGCGAGGAAACCGGGGATCCGATCGGCATCGCCCGTCTCGACGCCCGCCCGATCGCAACGCTGAGCCTGGAAGCCCAGGAAATGCACGAGCGCCGCGAAAAGGTCTACCGGGACGAGTAG
- a CDS encoding flagellar assembly protein FliX, giving the protein MRIETNNRTSGVGKGGSAGRSGSGVDFIPAGGEAPARVASAAPMAGMTGIDAILALQAVDGPLEGKKKSLRRGRSLLDTLDEIKADLLVGRVSVGKLDALVGMLAEVRERSLPDLDAVLDDIELRVRVELAKFGRFPAA; this is encoded by the coding sequence TTGCGCATCGAAACCAACAATCGCACCTCTGGCGTCGGCAAAGGCGGCTCTGCCGGGCGCAGCGGATCCGGCGTGGATTTCATCCCGGCCGGCGGCGAAGCGCCGGCCCGCGTAGCGTCGGCTGCTCCGATGGCAGGCATGACCGGCATTGACGCAATTCTGGCCCTTCAGGCCGTGGACGGTCCGCTGGAAGGCAAAAAGAAGTCGCTCCGTCGCGGCCGGTCGCTGCTCGATACACTGGATGAGATCAAGGCCGATCTGTTGGTCGGCCGTGTCAGCGTCGGCAAGCTCGATGCCTTGGTCGGCATGCTGGCAGAGGTGCGGGAGCGGTCGCTGCCTGATCTTGACGCGGTGCTCGACGATATCGAACTGCGGGTGCGGGTCGAGCTGGCCAAGTTCGGGCGCTTCCCAGCTGCCTGA